AACGGACGGCTAGACACTGCTCTTTATTTATTAGTTTGGTGTCACATTTAAATATTAGCTATAAATAGCTAAGTTTATATTCGGGTGTTAGCTATTAATAGCTAAGTTTATTCGAGtataatcatttaaatattagctGTGAATAGCTATTGATCCACTCAAAGGAATATTTTAAATCGTGCCATATTCTGAAATACCTGCATTTCTCTTATGATTCCTGGATTCTGTTTCTGAAATGACTTCTTGTCCAATGCAGCCACAGCAAATTGAATAACATCATCTGATTGCACGTAGATGACCTGACatctaacatttgatttttcCTAGATTTCCACGTTATATGCATATCATGACATATTCATTCTACTTCCGTGTTCAGGCTAAAAGTACACGTGACCCGAGGCTGAACAGCTGAGATATAAGATTCAACGAATATGCAAGTTTTACTTCAGTTATCCTATTACTACAGTCCAAGTTCTTACTCGAGAAACTCGAAACTAGCTGTAAAtttccttaaaacatttataatttcatttgtaACTCCAATTTCTTCCGCAACCAAAAAAATGCAAACCCACCGTTATTTTCGTATGTTTCCGCGTCTCTTACGGAAACGCACGAAAAACAAGGTGCGGACTGAGGCACCAAGTGGGGAATtgaaaaaatagtaatatttgtcAAACTAAGGAAAATCTTTGCTATTGAGACCAAATACGCAAATTTGCAGTATAATAAATTCATTATAAAAGTTTCTGACCAGATATACGGTGGGCATATAGCCTGCTGGGATTCATATAACCctcggctatcgcctcgggtTATATGAATCACAGTCAGGCTATATGCCCACCGTATCTCGGCTATTGCCTTGGGTTATATGAATCACAGTCAGGCTATATGCCCACCGTATATCCCGTCAAAAACCTTTGTAACTAATAATATAATATACGATATGTCTATGTATCAGGGGAGCAAATGTACGGTTTACCGATGgaacatattttaatttgaaaatgaaggaAGAGTTGCGTTGTTGGTCTAAGTTGTACCAAATGCTTTGCTTGGAGGAAATAAAGGTAAATACTATCAGCatcataacaaaaatataaaaaagcattTACCCTCAATTATAAGCGTGGCACAACTGTAACGTGAGAGAGTGCTTGCAGAATTTTTGCTTTTATACGCCAACTCACACGCATATACTCTAGCATCATCATAAGTCATCTTTTCAATACTCATTTCTAAAGTTATATGAGTGTTTAGTTGGTTTTCTTTATCCAGAATACCACCAACAACAAATTCCTTGTCATCAACAATGTCTTTATGTAAAGCTGGGATTTCAGTAACACCTGCTTCGATATGTGCCATTGTCCACCATCTTGAATTTGTTTCTCGCCGTATCTGTATGTGATAGAATGTTCCAACGTCTGTTTCTGTAATCTGACATGTCATGGACAGTTTTCCTGTAGTTCCTACTATAACTCGCGAGTTTGACAACGTGAAATTCAATCCGGAAACTAGAAAAAGCAGGAAGTTCAgtataatattatgaaaaaaggTCATACGAAAGTCTTGACTATGCAGATAAAAAGCAGCTGTTACTTGCTGCCTAGTACATGTAGTTGTTACAGATTGTGataatttagaatttttgttaaCACTAGACATAAAAGCAAGTACTAAATACTTCACACGCACACCTACTAATATATACTGTTATCGGTAGGGAGTGATAGGGAAATTTGTCTCATTTGGTAATTACTTTATGCTGTCAGTTTGGCAAAGGCGTTTCTTATTTTAAACCTCttatatgtatgttttacatCTCCCCTTTCATATTAGTGTTTATTATTTCGCTTACATTGACCAACATGATAGTCTATTGTGTAAAACAAATTCGAATAAGCAAGAAAAAATTAATCACCATATTATTTCATTACGGACGGGCACcagctgggtagaaccgccgacctgaATGGATTCAACGCATGGAttattcaacgccccaagtgaggttagaacccacatcggcgaggggcaagtgatatgaaaTCAGCAACTTTATCACTCTGTCTAATCGACTAATGAATAACAATTAGATAATTTTGTAAGTCGTGGCATAACCGGGCACCAGCATTTAAAGTGTGTTACAAAGAAAGGAAAAACTGTAACCTGCAAGATTTAAACAAGATAATTACCTCTTGTTGTCCAAGTGGTCAgcaaagaaacaacaacaaaaacaagcgcCAACATTTCACGTCCTGGTTTTCCTTGTCTTCTGTGAaagactttttaaatttcataattaCGACGATATGAATTAGTCAAAGGTATATAATGGTGTTAATTGTTTTGTCTGTTTGATGTAAAAGTCATTTTACTGATTCCGTAAATTGAAAACAGTACAAATGTAATTATCTATTAACTAACGTGCAAACAGCcttaaaatataaagaatactaCATTTAGGCAATATCCAGGCAGTAAAAGTGACTTCAGATAGTAGAACTGTAGCTGTAAAATTAtacttacaaaaatattacagcAAATAATACCGATGTATGATTCGTAAAAGTCCACaaactttttaatatatataaacataatgaTATTCTGACAGACTCCTATAAAACTTTAAGGATTGCTAATTATGACTGTTTTCTATTGTGAGCTCATCTGTCTCATGCTCAGTTGTCTACAATGCatcatgaaatattaattttcaatGAGTCAGGTTTTTTTTGTACGGACATAATGACAATATAACGCTTTGATGATCATGTTTAATGGTCACATCCGAAACATGTTTATGAAATCAAAGTCAAGAAATTTTGTACTAGGCTTTTGATTGATTAAATATAGGGAAGTTGGTATTATAAGTTATTCAAAGAGTGTAACACACCCAGATACGGCGTTTCTTCCCCTTATTGGGACAGTAGTTTGAAGACATAACTACGTGAACATTGAAACAGTAAAAGTGACATATTACGTTAAATTTACCGAGCAAATTCGaacaaaatcaatttttatttcctGTTACCTACAGTAAGAAATTAAAAGAATGATAAAACAGTTTATGAATTATTCTGTGCAAAACTTATTACATACGTAACAGATACATTTGcacgtaaataaaatctgaaaagtagatccctcggaagcaccgagtaGCCAAAGCTTTATTAGTGCAATGGATTCAGCATTGTTTCTATGGTGAATTATGAGCAGAAGGAGCTGAAAACACGGATGAAATGTCATTGTAAGTATCatactttaaagacatttttataaattatttattaacacTTAAATGAAAACGTTGGATTTAATTGATGTACAAATGAGTCTGCTTTGTAGCAGATGTgttcatttacaaaatgtatcCCAGTGTTCAAACACTTTGTACTGTAACAGTACTGCGGATGAAAGAGACTCTTGCTAACATTTGACCAAAAACAGTGCTTATCGCTATTAAGTAATTATTGACATAATCACAGTTTAAAAAGAGTGTTATTAGTTTTGATTACACAATTATTACTAACGTAACGCAGTTTTAAGTGGTTCGCTACGCAACGCATCTAAGTGGATATTATCCTGTTTCCCAGTTTTCTATCCTGATTCCTTTTATATGAAAGACGTTTTACCTCACATATACTTCAAATGTTGCAAAGTTCATAAAACAATAATGTTTGAGAAAACAAAAGTTGCAAAAACTGTACATAATGTATTAACTTCAACCAAAAAGAGGTTTTCAACATGCTTTTGTCACCTGTTATGTATAGGTAGACTTTTTCTTTATGAGTATATCTTCCCTTTACCTGTTTCAAATCAGCGATTTGAACTCATATGACACACACTTATAACGAAAAAATAAACAACGATTATAGGTTATTTTAAGCGTATTTGAAAACATTCTATTATCCCTATGAATAATGGATTTGAAATGTGTTGTTTTAGAGGAGTAAAATAGACGTATGGTACGgttacatgttattttgtgctaACATTGAGTGACATAGGTCAGTGGAATAGATGCGCGAGATTAGAACCTACTTATTTTTGCGGAGTAAGGTTCGAAAATAGAGAAACATAATCGTATTCACTTAAAATGCGTCGCATAGTGACCTACTCAAAACTGAAATGTATTAAGTCTTTGGCCTACTTGAAGAAATAAACTGGATTAAttctctctgtctctgtctctgtctgtctgtctcttcTTTTCTTCTCCATCATCTCTTAAGAAGTTACCATTGGTTATAAATTTCGTTAATAGTTATCCAACAATGAGAAGCATTGTTGTATTTTGTGAAATATCCTTACCTTACACTTCAAACAAACATCTCCATAAGACTGGGAAGAATCGTTTCGACAAATGCCAAATAAACACACGTGGAAAGAAACAGACTCATATGAGCTCCAGTCCTACCCACCGTTTGCATTTAATTCagtataaaacaagagggccaagatggccctaggtcgctcaactgagaaacacactataacagtgcaaacatgtttgacctagtgatttcatggaaacaaatattctgaccaattttcataaagattggaccaaaaatgtggtctcttaagtttaAACAAGCAtgttcttcaatttgacctagtgacctagtttttgagccaagatgacctacattcgaatttgacctagattggatcaaagcaatcattctaaATAAAtgtcatcaacctcaattgaaaaatacagcctctatcgcatacaaaacgtttttctttgatttgtcctagcgacctagttttggacctcagatgacccatattcaaacatgaccttaatttcatcaatgctatcattctgaccgaattttataaagatcaattgaaaaatacagtctcaaATTACACAAagttttgtctttgatttgacctcgtgacctacttttttaccatagataacccatattctaatCTTATTCTAATctagattttgtcaaggcaatcattctgactaaattttatgaatatccagtgaaaatgcagcccctattgcgtacacaaggtttttctttaatttcaccgggtgacctagtttttttattctagatgacccatattcaagttCAACGTAGATGTcttatagacaaacattctgattcgcatacacaagtttttttatttgatttgtccttttgacctagtttttaacccaagaagatcgatattcaaacttgacctagattttatcaaggcaatcattctgaccaaaattattgaagataaattgcaaaatacagcttctatcgcatacacaatgtttttctttgatttgacctagtgacctatttgtTGAAACCAGATAACCCATtatcaaacttaacctagatttcatcatggttgatcattctgacaaaacttcttgaagatcagttgaaacatacagcctctatcacatacacaaggtttttctttgagttgacctaatgacctactttttgaccccagataacccattctcgaacttggcctagatttcatcaagttaatcattctgaccaaaatttatgaagatcaataaaaaaatacagcctctatctcatacacatggtttttctttgatttgacctagtgacctaggttttaacttcaggtgacccattttcgaacttgatctagattttatcaaggaaatcattctgacaacatttcatgaagatcgaagaagaaatacagcctctatcgtatacacaaggtgtttttatttgacctagtgacgtagtttttgaccccagatgacccttttttaaacttggcctagattttagtaaggttatcattctgaccaaattttatgaagatgacttgaaaaatacagcctctatcgcatacacaagccaaatgttgatggacgtcagacgacagacagacgacggacgccggacatcgaacgATCACAATAACTTACCAgagcactgctcaggtgagcttaaaatggGAGAATACCATAAAATTATACTTCTAAAACCAAATATATACCGTTTTATCCACATTTAATCACCATTTCTGTTAGAACCTATTCTGTTCTGATAAAGCTAAGTCAGTAGggtttatacatgtagatatattttaaatattcagATCTGTTTCTGAAGTGAagatttttgtctgtttgttactTCTTTATTATCATTGCATAaaattttgatacatatattAAGCcactgtgtacatgtatacagtttcaCATAGCAATATTTCTATGCTGTAATGGCGGCAGCGTTCTTTGAATATGGCTTTTCCTGTTcaaccttttttgtttttgtttttattatattgctATAATGAAATAAAAGCCAGTAGTACAAAATAATTATCGAGATTAATAATAAGTTGACTTAGTTTTTTCTTTGACGATTTTCACACATCACTTATTCAGCGCCATAAGTTTGTACATAAAGTACCAAGACATTTGATATTCTGAATTGAACAGATTATTTCCAATATGTATATGTCTTAAGTTCTGTGTAATACGTGCAATTCAATAGCATATTAAGATAACAGCTATTACTTTATAACTTGACGACAGCCATATGCCGAAGTGAGTATACTTGTCACTGCACAAAATATTAGAAGGTGCTAATAGCGTTGTTAGTAATACAACAGTGGACAGACCAATGCTGGGCGCATACCAATGCTCGGCGTATATTACGTTTCTCTGGGAATTTctcaataaatatttacaatatcatcTCTTAAGTGCTTTTCCGATATGGTCACGTGATCACAGTAGAGCAGACGATGCAAGCTTAAACCACGTTCGGATTTGTGTTTATACTCGTATTAAAACAGATTTCCCGGTAAATCAGGTATTAATGAGTAGCTTGCAGGTGGAAtgttgtaaaaaacaaaacattttttctgtttaataatttaatttatttatattatataagcTATAAATCATTATCATAGAATTATTTTATACGGACCCACTGTATTTCACTTTTCCGGAGTTTATGCTGTTCAAGTAATTGATATACTATGTAGACTAATGGCAGTTTTGAATAGATTTCCAAATACACGTTTTGTAAGTTTAGCACAGAATGTTACCCTATCAAGCCAATAActgttacttttaaatttaaatctaaaattaACTACCTGTAGATCTACGGTAGGCTGTGTCATGTGGGTCTTAAAGTTCGCCTGTTTTCTGTTTAAGTCATGCCACGCCAACAAAAGGTGCATAACAGTAGCCAGATTGCAAAAGCTGTTGCTGGTATCAACAAAGGAAAATCTGCATACAAGGTTTCTCGTATGTTCGGTATTCCCCAGTCTACTCTGAAAGACACTGCTAGAGGTCGATACAGAGGTGTCACAACATCATTTGGGCGTACTAGAAATATCACGACTGAGGAAGAGAATAGTCTTGTGTGAACTGATAAAGGAGTCCGGCAGGGATATCGTGATATACCATGAAAGGACCTTCTGATAAATGGCTGAAGACATTTTCAAAAGGCACCCTGAACTTAGTGTAAGACGTGCACATAGCCTTGACAGAGCAAGGACAGCTATCACTTTTGATCAGTTAGAAAAATATTATGACTTACTTGATAATACTCTAAAACGCTTATCACTTCATAATGATCCAACAAGAAATTTCACTTGCGAAGAAACTGGGTACAGTGGAAGCATTTCTAATGCAGACAACTCTGTTGTTGTCCAGAAAAGTGTTAGATAAGCGTTCAATGTATAATTATCTCTGTCTGGTCAAAATACTGTTAATTTAGCCATGTCATCTTCAGGTCAGACCCTACCACCTCTTATCATTTTTCCAAGAATCTTCCCAGAGCTTCAGTCTCTGACGAATTGCCAGACAACTGGCTGTTCGAGACATCTGAGTCTGGTTTTATTAACACAGATTTGTTTTGCAAATAAAGTCTGTTTTGGAAATTGTTTGAGCACATATGTTTAAAGTCATGTGGCAAAAGACGTCCATGTCTACTCATTTATCTCATGTGTCAGGTAGGGTTATGAATTTGGCAATTGAAAATTGAATCGATCTACTTCATTTTCCCTCCCATTCATCTCACCTACTGCAACCTTTGGTTGTTTGATATTTCCATGTTTTGAAAGCTAAGGTCAGTAAAATTATATCTGGCCTTGGTTATATTATGTCTAGATCTTTACCTTGACACTTATTTCCAAAGGTATTACACCAGGCCATGAACAGAATTACACCTGCAACTGTTGCTgcttcctatatatatatatatatatacccttaTAATAAGTCTGCTGTGAAGCCTCTTGCAGGTCCTTTGACTGGAAAGAAAGCACTGAACTCCACATGAGGTAATCAAAACGCCTTAGACAAGGGTGAAAAATCATATACAGTTAACAGTGATGCCCCTAATATGCTTGTCAATATTGGCATGATATCAGAAAGCCTTgccaaatgtttttattaaaccACCTGTAGTAGAATCTAAGTAAAGTAGGACCACGTATGACAAGGCAAGGTTGGTTGTTTCTAAATCTGTCTCTGAATCAGTCattaaaacaaacaggaaaaagTCACTGTCCGCTGCTAGGTCTGTTAAATCACTCGCTACTTATAAAGGAGCTTCTTCCCTAAATACAGACCCTTTGTCAGTTAATACTACTCTCTCGGTAGATGCTATGTCTGATGATGGTGTCTGCGAAGTATGTATGAGCAGCAGGGCATTGCAGTGGGTTGGATGTGATAGGTGCGACGCAAGGTATCACTATGAATGCCTTCCATCTTCAGCAGACAGATGTTGATACCTGtagaaacacaaaagaataaatACGCACTATGTTGAATATATCATCATTTATTGACTTTACGCTGTTAAATAAGCAATGTAATGCTGAATATAATAATGGAAATATTTCATCAACTATCATCAGTTATTGATTTCATGTAGTTAGActcacataattatgacaaattatcGTCAAATGAATTCCTTGAGATAATTGTTGtacaaaatgtgtttattcaaTATATAGATGCAGAATAGAGATAGGTGTAATTTACGTACATGTTTGTGTACTTAAAAATAGTTAATCAATATAACTATTGTCTTTTGTTAGATATGTCTTATACTTCACTTTAATGCATAAATAGTTCAAAACTACAACCTGCAGGTTAATATGCCGTATGCCGAATGTTGGTATAATGCCACACGAACTGCACAAGTTTTACTGGAACTATTTTTAGCTTCCACCTATTACGTCACCATGtgactagaaatatgtaaa
The Mercenaria mercenaria strain notata unplaced genomic scaffold, MADL_Memer_1 contig_3222, whole genome shotgun sequence DNA segment above includes these coding regions:
- the LOC123544246 gene encoding uncharacterized protein LOC123544246, producing the protein MLALVFVVVSLLTTWTTRVSGLNFTLSNSRVIVGTTGKLSMTCQITETDVGTFYHIQIRRETNSRWWTMAHIEAGVTEIPALHKDIVDDKEFVVGGILDKENQLNTHITLEMSIEKMTYDDARVYACELAYKSKNSASTLSRYSCATLIIEGKCFFIFLL